In Astyanax mexicanus isolate ESR-SI-001 chromosome 5, AstMex3_surface, whole genome shotgun sequence, a single window of DNA contains:
- the bglapl gene encoding bone gamma-carboxyglutamate (gla) protein, like, protein MKTFTLLVLFGVLAACMSMGVLPDVVVDPEADAAAAPADPVDADPSVSDSSSASDSSSASDSSSASDSSSASDSTSDSASDSASDSASDSSSSESNSASEEATPGPEHVVVKRSVAASMLRRHRRAGTPAAALTPVQLESLREVCEANVACDEMADTNGIVAAYTTYYGPVPF, encoded by the exons ATGAAGACCTTCACTCTCCTCGTCCTCTTTGGTGTGCTGGCTGCCTGCATGTCCATGGGAG tgcTCCCAGACGTGGTTGTTGATCCTGAAGCTGATGCTGCAGCTGCACCTGCTGATCCTGTCGATGCTGACCCCTCAGTTTCCGACTCCTCCTCTGCCTCAGACTCTTCTTCTGCCTCAGACTCTTCCTCTGCCTCAGATTCCTCTTCAGCATCCGATTCCACCTCAGATTCTGCCTCAGATTCTGCATCTGATTCAGCCTCTGATTCCTCCTCTTCTGAGTCCAACTCTGCCAGTGAGGAAG CCACACCTGGACCAGAGCATGTGGTGGTGAAGAGATCTGTAGCTGCATCCATGCTGAGGAGACACAGGAGAGCCGGCACACCTGCTGCTGCTCTCACTCCTGTCCAGCTGGAAAG TCTGAGAGAGGTGTGTGAAGCGAACGTGGCCTGTGATGAAATGGCTGACACAAACGGCATTGTGGCGGCCTACACCACCTACTACGGCCCCGTCCCATTCTAA